The DNA window CTAAACATTTTCTATCCTCCATGTCTTCGTACAAAACATAAAGAGTTTCCTTTAATTTTTCATCCCAAGGCATAGAGCTACAGTTTATATTTTCTAGTTTATTGCAGGTTTCCTGCCACTCACTCTCTAAAATATACATAAATAGACCATTCTTGCTTCTATAATAGTTGTATAATGTACCCACCGCCAAACCCGCTTTTTCAGCTATCATTTTCATTTCAGTATCTTGGTATCCCTTTAAACTAAAAAGCTCCATTGCAGATTTAAAAATATTTTCTTCAACATCTTCAATTATCTTTGGCATTATTTATCCATCCTGTATTGACTTTATGAATTGTAATTCATATAATATATTATAGTTTATATAATTATTTTGTCAATATTGCCATTCT is part of the Clostridia bacterium genome and encodes:
- a CDS encoding helix-turn-helix domain containing protein, which gives rise to MPKIIEDVEENIFKSAMELFSLKGYQDTEMKMIAEKAGLAVGTLYNYYRSKNGLFMYILESEWQETCNKLENINCSSMPWDEKLKETLYVLYEDMEDRKCLGFELLRANMINSKNKEKLLLLKDVLLSNIRRIFIDSSFGHKQHLTPEIIERLIDMVVTTTHRLIVLFPSEKEKNLEYLYCIIKKIAA